A single region of the Eleginops maclovinus isolate JMC-PN-2008 ecotype Puerto Natales chromosome 4, JC_Emac_rtc_rv5, whole genome shotgun sequence genome encodes:
- the LOC134863752 gene encoding mortality factor 4-like protein 1 — protein MAPKQDPKPKFQEGERVLCFHGPLLYEAKCVKINIKDKLIKYFIHYSGWNKNWDEWVPESRVLKYVDSNLAKQKELQKANQDHYVEGKMRGLAPTKKIAAVQQKNVDLKVKKAKQKTPGPGEGTSSGETLQGPRKKRARVDPTVESEEMFTNRVEVKVKIPEELKPWLVDDWDLITRQKQLFHLPAKKNIETVLEDYANYKKSKGNSDNKEYAVNEVVAGIREYFNVMLGTQLLYKFERPQYAEILAEHPDMPMSQVYGAPHLLRLFVRIGSMLAYTPLDEKSLALLLSYLQDFLKYLVKNLSTLLSATDYEVAPPEYHRKAV, from the exons ATGGCGCCAAAACAGGACCCTAAACCTAAATTTCAAGAAG GTGAAAGAGTCCTGTGCTTTCATGGGCCATTGCTTTATGAAGCTAAG TGCGTAAAGATCAACATAAAGGATAAACTGatcaaatactttattcattacaGCGGATGGAACAAAAA CTGGGATGAATGGGTTCCTGAAAGCAGAGTTCTCAAATATGTGGACAGCAACCTTGCGAAACAAAAAGAGCTTCAAAAGGCCAATCA GGACCATTATGTTGAGGGAAAGATGAGGGGTTTAGCACCAACTAAGAAGATTGCTGCTGTGCAGCAGAAAAATGTTGATCT GAAAGTGAAAAAGGCAAAGCAGAAGA CCCCAGGGCCGGGTGAAGGCACCAGCAGCGGAGAAACGCTGCAGGGACCACGGAAGAAGAGGGCTCGGGTTGATCCCACTGTGGAGAGT GAGGAAATGTTCACCAACCGTGTGGAGGTGAAAGTGAAGATCCCTGAAGAGCTGAAACCCTGGCTAGTGGATGATTGGGACCTCATCACACGACAAAAACAG TTATTTCATCTGCCTGCTAAGAAGAATATAGAGACTGTCTTGGAGGACTATGCAAACTACaagaaatcaaaaggaaactCGGACAATAA GGAGTATGCGGTAAATGAAGTGGTTGCAGGGATACGGGAGTACTTTAACGTCATGCTGGGAACACAGCTGCTTTACAAGTTTGAGAGGCCGCAGTACGCCGAGATCCTGGCTGAACACCCAGACATGCCCATGTCTCAGGTGTATGGAGCCCCGCACTTACTGCGTCTGTTTG TGCGAATTGGTTCCATGCTGGCCTACACTCCACTGGACGAGAAGAGTCTGGCTTTGCTCCTCAGTTACCTCCAAGATTTCCTGAA GTATCTGGTAAAGAATTTGTCCACCCTGTTGAGTGCCACTGATTACGAGGTCGCTCCCCCAGAGTACCACCGCAAGGCTGTGTGA
- the rxfp3.3a1 gene encoding relaxin-3 receptor 1: protein MIEENESLCLNRSLVEVDCFSNMEDIDVTADGSLILRFLICLVYSVVCAAGLMGNLLVIFFIRVKQERKKSTVNFFVLNLAVTDLQFVLTLPFWAVDTVLDFSWPFGDAMCKIILSVTVMNMYASVFFLTAMSVTRYWSVASALKNSTTRKSCSSKWTCAIIWTLATVATAPTSIFSTLSNVTGEKLCLLRFPGGQYWLAVYHIQKILVGFVLPMSIVSISYMMLLRFIRNRSMKTSNPKRRSQVTKSITIVVLSFFLCWMPNHAITLWSVLVKLNAANWDRAYYIVHTYVFPLTVCLAHTNSCLNPVIYCLMRKEFRNKLRSLIHRS, encoded by the coding sequence ATGATTGAAGAAAATGAGAGTTTGTGTTTGAACAGGTCACTGGTGGAGGTGGACTGCTTCAGTAATATGGAAGACATCGACGTGACAGCCGACGGAAGCCTGATCCTGAGGTTCCTCATCTGCCTGGTTTACTCCGTGGTCTGCGCTGCAGGTCTGATGGGCAACCTGCTGGTCATCTTCTTCATCAGGGTCaaacaagagaggaagaagtCCACCGTGAACTTCTTTGTGCTCAACTTGGCAGTGACGGACCTGCAGTTCGTGCTCACTCTGCCCTTCTGGGCCGTGGACACCGTGCTGGACTTCAGCTGGCCGTTTGGAGACGCCATGTGCAAAATCATCCTCTCAGTCACCGTGATGAACATGTATGCCAGCGTGTTTTTCCTCACTGCCATGAGTGTGACCAGATACTGGTCTGTCGCCTCGGCTCTGAAGAACAGCACCACGCGCAAGTCCTGTTCATCCAAATGGACCTGCGCAATTATTTGGACACTGGCAACTGTGGCTACTGCTCCTACGTCTATTTTCTCAACTCTCAGCAACGTCACGGGAGAAAAACTATGTTTGTTGAGGTTTCCAGGTGGACAGTACTGGCTAGCTGTGtaccacatacagaaaatactTGTGGGTTTTGTTTTGCCCATGTCCATCGTGTCCATCAGCTACATGATGCTCCTGCGTTTCATCCGCAACCGGAGTATGAAAACAAGCAACCCCAAACGGAGATCCCAAGTCACTAAGTCCATCACCATCGTCGTCTTGTCTTTCTTCTTGTGCTGGATGCCGAATCATGCCATCACCCTGTGGAGTGTGCTGGTCAAACTGAACGCTGCAAACTGGGACAGAGCGTACTACATAGTGCACACATATGTGTTCCCTCTGACCGTGTGTCTAGCTCACACAAACAGCTGCCTCAACCCGGTTATTTACTGCCTCATGAGGAAGGAGTTTAGGAACAAACTGAGAAGTTTGATACACAGAAGTTGA